TAAGCTGCCCTTGGCTGTCAATAAGTGCACCTCCTGAGCTGCCGGTATTTACTGCTGCGTCAGTCTGAATAAAATTCTCATAAGTATTGAGATTAAGCCCATAACGGCCTTTTGCAGAGATAATGCCTTGGGTAACGGTCTGGCCAAAGCCGAAAGGGTTACCTATGGCTAACACATTATCGCCAACGCGCATAATATCACTGTTGCCGATAGCTATTGATGGTAGATTAGTCATGTCTATTTTAAGAAGTGCTAGGTCGGTTGCTTCATCAATGCCTACAATGCTGGCTCTCATATGGCGCCCATCATGCAGCTGAACCTGAATTGCACTGGCCTGTTTAAGCACATGTAGGTTAGTCATGATTAAGCCGCTTGAGTCAACAATAACCCCAGAACCTAGACTGATGCCCTTACGTAATTGACGTTTACTTGAGGTGATGTTGCTTTGTTGGTTGGTGGGTATAGGGTTTATCGTGCTGGTAAAAATATTCACCACAGAAGGTGCTGCAGAAGCTGCTGCATCAGCCAAACTATCAGGCTCATGATGCGTCGAGAAAATGGCTGTAAACGGTTGCCAAGTAGCGGCCAAGATGCCGACTAAAAAGCCGAATCCGATTGCTAACAAAATGAATTTAAATTGATTCATATGCGTGTTTATTGTTTATCAGTTAGATCTGTGAATATACCATGATAGTTAAGCTTGTGAATGCTATTATCAATCACCTTATTGCTGAAAAATGGGAATTATAGACGTGTCGATCCATCGGGATGAGTTGTTAGCGTATTGTCATCAGACCCTATCGGTAAACGCTTTCAAAGATTATTGCCCCAACGGTTTGCAAGTTGAAGGCAAGGCGAATATACACCGTTTAGTCACTGGTGTGACCGCTTCGCAAGCGCTGATTGATGCTGCGATCAAGGCGAAAGCAGATGCGATCCTGGTGCATCATGGCTATTTCTGGCGAGGTGAGGCGGCACCATTAGTGGGTGTTAAGGCAAAACGCATTAAATCACTGCTGCAGCATGATATAAACCTCTTTGCCTATCATTTGCCGCTCGATGCACATCCCTCATTGGGCAATAATGCGCAACTGGCAGAGCGTTTAGGCTTTAGTGTAAGCGGTGGTCTAGATGATTCGCAACATCCTATCGGCTTGATTGGAGAGCCGCGCGGGGGGAAGTGCACCTTATCAGCATTGGCAGATGATATTCACACAGAGCTTGCCAGAGAACCGTTGGTGATTGGTGATCGAGATAGGCTTATTAGCAAAGTTGCATGGTGCACAGGCGCCGCACAATCGATGATTGAGACTGCCTTTGCGGCGGGCGCAGAGTGTTTTATTTCTGGTGAAATCTCAGAGCAAACTGTGCATCTTGCAAAGGAGCTGGGTATCGCTTACGTCAGTGCCGGTCATCATGCGACTGAGCGCTATGGTGCGATGGCCTTGGGCGAGCACTTATCGCGTCAATTTGGTTTAGCTGTTGAGTTTATCGATATCGATAATCCGGTGTAGCTATTGCTCAAAAAAGTGCTGTGCTTATGTCGAACGCTTTTTAATTCACTTCGGCTCGATTCACTTCTGCGTGTTTCACAACAGCCCAATGCATTAAAGCGCTGGCAAGTGGACAGGGTCGCTAGCGCTGCTGAATGATCGATCTTTCACCTCGATCATATCAGTAAAAAATAATGGCTCGTTAGCGAGAAATATCCACTGTCGACATGCTGGCGGTTTCGCTGGCGTTAGGTGTTCTGTCTGGTTCTTCAGAGTTAGTTTTAAGATCATAGCTCTCATCCAATACGCTTTTATCAAACGGGCTGGTTTTCGGGGCATAATCTAACGGTGCTTGCAAGTTGTCAGGTAGCTCGTTGACTTCAATTGCGTCAACCTCTGGCAGTTTCTTTATCAGTGGTCCACTGCTGCTGTCGGGCGATAATTTCTCCGCACCCATCGCCAGATGGTTGTGCACATCGCGATAGTTTTCGGCGAGGCCGCGCAGCAGGCCTGCGGTTTCGACAAAATGTTGTCGAACCTCTTGTTGGTAGTGTTTGATTTCATCTTGCTTATCATGCAAGTGTTTTTCTAGTTCACGGGTTTTATTTTGATCGCTAGAGAAGCGACCGAAAACTAGGCCGCCAAATACAGCGCCAATGCCAAAGCCGATAACTGCGGCAATGAATACGGCGGATATGTCCATAAATGATCCCATCATTTGTTGTGGTTACGCTTAAATAATTATGCGAGCGAAAAGTTATTTGGGCAAGTGAAAAACAGGCGACTTATCTTGTTCCAGTGTCTATTGACCGCTACGGCAATTGCCTAGGGCTGTCAATTTCAGTAAAGTACTGCGCAAAATCCTGCATATCGCAGACGATGTTGTATTTTGAGGTAGCTATGTCGCCGTTGGAACACTATCAAAATGATTTGAAAAAACCTAATTTCGTTGCAGATAGTGCACAACGCCTGGCAGTTGAAAAGCTACAACAAGTCTATGAAGCCTTGCTGCAAGAGCCAGAGAAGGCAAGTTTCCTGAGCAAACTCTTCAGTAAAAAGCCGGCTAAGGCTGTGCAGGGCTTATATTTTTGGGGAGGTGTAGGGCGTGGTAAAACCTATCTGATGGATGTTTTCTTTGACAGCCTTCCGTTCGAGCAAAAAATGCGTTCGCATTTTCATCGCTTTATGCAGTTTGTACACCAGCAGCTGCGTGATTTAGACGGGCAAAAAAATCCACTCGATATTATTGCGCGTGATATTGCCAGCAAACATCGGGTGATCTGCTTCGATGAGTTTTTTGTTACCGATATCACCGATGCGATGATACTTGGTGGACTGTTTGAGCAGTTATTCGAGCTGGGTGTGACGTTAATCGCCACCTCCAATATTGTGCCTGACAAGCTTTATGAGAATGGCTTACAGCGACAGCGATTCTTACCCGCGATTGCGCAACTGAAGCTGCACTGTGAGGTTGTAAATGTTGATGGTGGTACTGATTATCGATTGCGCACGCTAGAGCAGGCAGATTTATACCATTGGCCTCTGGACGACACCGCGGATATATCACTGCAGGAAAGCTTTTACCGCCTGGCACCGCATGCGCCCGAGGTGGCTGTAAAGCTTGAAATTAATAAACGCCAGTTTGCGACTCGCCTACTGGCGGATGACGTAGTTTGGTTTGATTTTGCCGAGTTATGCGATGGCCCGCGCAGCCAAAATGACTACATCGAGATTGCACGTGAGTTTCATGCCGTGGTGTTATCTAATGTGCCGCAACTTGGGCGCGAAACAGACGATCAAACGCGACGTTTTATTAATCTTGTCGATGAGTTTTATGACCGCAATGTAAAGCTAGTTATATCTGCGGCTTGTTCAATCGATGAGCTTTATCGTGGCGGTGGATTAAACTTTGAAATAGAGCGCACGAAAAGCCGCTTACTTGAAATGCAGTCAAAACAATACCTGGCCTCGGAGCATCGCGCATGAGGACAGTGTCTGCTGCGGGGCTAGATGACATATGCGGTGAAAAGACGGGCAAGCTGTGTCTGTGAGTACTTACTAACATCTCAAATATATTTTTAAAATTGCTTGAACTTCGCAACTCAGTTCTATAGTATTCGCCGTCCTTGTTATGTGCGCTATTTATTTTTTTGGGTAGATAGATATGAAAACCTACAGTGCTAAACCAAATGCTGTTGAGCAAGAGTGGTTCATTGTTGATGCCGAAGGCAAAACATTGGGTCGTCTAGCATCTGAAATTGCTCACCGTTTACGTGGTAAACATAAGCCAGAGTACACACCTCATGTGGATACTGGCGATTATATTGTTGTTATTAACGCTGAAAAAATTCACGTTACCGGCAACAAAGCTAAAGATAAAATGTACTACAAGCACACAGGCTATGTTGGTAACTTGAAGTCGATTTCATTCGAAAAGTTAATCGATAAAGCACCTGAGCGTGTTCTACAAACAGCGGTTAAAGGCATGCTGCCAAAAAACCCGCTTGGTCGTAAAATGTTTTCAAAGCTGAAAGTCTACGCGGGTGAAGCACATCCGCATGCGGCACAACAGCCTAAAGAACTGAATATTTAACGGAAGGCTTGAGATATGTCTAGCACACAATACTACGGTACTGGTCGTCGCAAAACGTCAACCGCGCGTGTATTCTTAACTGCAGGTGAAGGTAATATTACCATCAACAAGCGTTCTATCGATGAATACTTCGGTCGTGAAGTTGCACGTATGATCGTACGTCAGCCACTTGAAACTGTTGAAATGACAGATAAATTTGATATCAACGTAACCGTTAAGGGCGGTGGTAGCTTTGGCCAGGCCGGCGCTATCCGTCACGGCCTTACCCGTGCACTCATGGAATACGATGAGTCATTTCGTGGCGCCCTTCGCGCTGCTGGCTACGTTACGCGTGATTCACGTGAAGTTGAACGTAAGAAAGTGGGTCTGCGTAAAGCACGTAAAAAGCCACAATTTTCAAAACGTTAATCGATTTTTACGATTTCTCAAAACCCAGCTTAAGCTGGGTTTTTTTTGCGCCAAAATCGGCCTTGCATTGGGCGGTAATTACCTTGTGCTGGGCAGGGTTTTTCATTAAAATATGCGCGCTTTTTCTAGAAGAATTAATGGCCTTTTTGGCCCCTACGGGAGATTACCGAATGAGCAATGACGGAGTGAACACGTCGCGCCGCCGCTTTTTAGCGACAGCAACCGCAGCGATGGGTGCCGCCGGTGCTGCAGGCGTTGCAGTGCCTTTTTTGGGTTCTTGGCAGCCTAGCGCCAAAGCAAAAGCTGCTGGTGCACCGGTAAAAGCTGATTTAAGCAAGCTTAAATTAGGCGAGATGGTGACAGTCGAATGGCGAGGTAAGCCAGTTTATATTGTTTACCGTACTAATGAACAATTAGAGACACTACCTACCTTAAATGACGTGCTGAAAGATCCAGAATCTGTTACTGCTAATCAACCAAGCAATGTTGAAGGTGATCTCCGCTCTAGCAGCGCTAAACCTGCTTACGGTATCTTTGTTGGCCTTTGTACGCACCTCGGCTGTGCGCCAAAATTTCGTCCCGATGTTGCGCCTGCTGACTTAGGCGCAGATTGGAAAGGTGGCTTCTTTTGCCCCTGTCACGGTTCAAAATTTGACCTAGCGGGCCGCGTTTATAAGGGTGTTCCTGCCTCTCAGAATCTTGAAATCCCGCCATTTACTATGAATGGCGACATTATTACCATCGGTGAAGATGGAGGTGCTGCATAATGGATAAAGTGATTCAACTACGCGACTGGGTAGATGCAAGGCTACCTATCATGCGCGCATGGGATACCCATATGGGTGGATACTATGCGCCGAAAAACTTTAACTTTTGGTATTTCTTTGGTGTTTTATCCTTACTTGTACTGGTTAACCAACTGTTAACCGGTATTTGGTTAACCATGATGTATGCGCCAACGGCAGAAGACGCTTTTGCTTCTGTTGAGTATATTATGCGCGATGTCGATTATGGCTGGATCATCCGCTATATGCACTCTACCGGCGCTTCTGCATTTTTTGCAGTGGTTTATTTACATATGTTCCGTGCCTTACTTTATGGATCGTACCGTCAGCCACGTGAGTTAGTATGGATTTTTGGCTTCTTTATTTTCGCCGCTTTGATGGCTGAGGCATTCTTGGGTTACGTTTTACCTTGGGGGCAAATGTCATACTGGGGTGCTCAGGTAATTGTGTCGCTATTCTCAGCAATCCCGGTAATTGGTGATCCGCTGGTAGAGTGGATTCGAGGCGATTATTTGATTTCTGGAGCTACACTGAATCGTTTCTTCGCACTGCACGTGGTTGCTATCCCATTAATTTTGGTGGCCCTGGTTGTGCTGCATTTATTGGCCCTGCATGAAGTAGGCTCAAATAACCCTGACGGTGTAGACATCAAAAAACACAAAGATGAAAACGGTATCCCACTAGATGGTGTTGCGTTTCATCCATTTTATACCGTGCATGATATTGTCGGTATTGTTGGCTTCTTAATTATCTTTGTTGCAATCATCTTTTTTGCACCCGAAATGGGCGGCTTCTTTTTAGAGTACCCCAACTTCGAAGAAGCGAATGCTCTGAAAACGCCTGAGCACATTGCGCCTGTATGGTATTACACGCCATTTTATTCGGTACTGCGCGCGGTGCCGGATAAATTATTGGGCTTTATCGCATTTGGCTCCTCGGTGGTGATTATTGCCTTCTTGCCGTGGCTTGATCGTAGTCCAGTGAAGTCGATTCGCTACAAAGGTAATTTTACCAAAGGCTTCTTATTGGTATTTGTCGCGGCATTCTTAATTTTGGGTTATCTCGGCGTAAAAGCACCTAATCCAGAGCGCACTGTATTGTCACAAATTTGTACCGTTATTTATTTTGCTTTCTTCCTTACTATGCCAATTTGGTCGGCCATGGATAAAACTAAACCTGTGCCAGATCGAGTGACAATGGATGGTGGTATTGGTTGGTTAGGCACTATTGTTGGTGCGGTTATTGTTGCTGTGCTAACAGTCGTACCGATTTGGATTACAGAAACCTTGCACGCTATCAACGCTGCGACAGCGCATTAAGATAAGGGTATCGATAGAATGAAAACAATATTGAATGCAGTTCGTCTAGCCACGGCGAGCCTCTTAATGGGTTGTGCTGCGCAAGTTTTTGCTGCTGGTGGGCCGGGTATCGAACTGTTCGATTTTGAGCCTAACCTAAAAGATAAGGCAGGTTTACAGCAGGGTGCACAATTATATGTGAACTACTGTCTGGGTTGTCACGCTATGAAGTATAAGCGTTATAATCGAATCGCTAAAGATTTAGAGATTCCTGACGAGTTAGTTACGCAATACCTGATTTTTGATGATAAAAAAATCGGTAGTCACATGACCAATCCAGTCAGCCCTAAGCTGCAAAAGAAATGGTTTGGCGCTGCACCACCTGACTTAACGTTAGTTGCGCGTGCTCGCGGTGAGCAGTGGTTATACACGTATT
The genomic region above belongs to Pseudomonadales bacterium and contains:
- a CDS encoding trypsin-like peptidase domain-containing protein; its protein translation is MNQFKFILLAIGFGFLVGILAATWQPFTAIFSTHHEPDSLADAAASAAPSVVNIFTSTINPIPTNQQSNITSSKRQLRKGISLGSGVIVDSSGLIMTNLHVLKQASAIQVQLHDGRHMRASIVGIDEATDLALLKIDMTNLPSIAIGNSDIMRVGDNVLAIGNPFGFGQTVTQGIISAKGRYGLNLNTYENFIQTDAAVNTGSSGGALIDSQGQL
- a CDS encoding Nif3-like dinuclear metal center hexameric protein translates to MGIIDVSIHRDELLAYCHQTLSVNAFKDYCPNGLQVEGKANIHRLVTGVTASQALIDAAIKAKADAILVHHGYFWRGEAAPLVGVKAKRIKSLLQHDINLFAYHLPLDAHPSLGNNAQLAERLGFSVSGGLDDSQHPIGLIGEPRGGKCTLSALADDIHTELAREPLVIGDRDRLISKVAWCTGAAQSMIETAFAAGAECFISGEISEQTVHLAKELGIAYVSAGHHATERYGAMALGEHLSRQFGLAVEFIDIDNPV
- a CDS encoding YhcB family protein, producing the protein MDISAVFIAAVIGFGIGAVFGGLVFGRFSSDQNKTRELEKHLHDKQDEIKHYQQEVRQHFVETAGLLRGLAENYRDVHNHLAMGAEKLSPDSSSGPLIKKLPEVDAIEVNELPDNLQAPLDYAPKTSPFDKSVLDESYDLKTNSEEPDRTPNASETASMSTVDISR
- a CDS encoding cell division protein ZapE, yielding MSPLEHYQNDLKKPNFVADSAQRLAVEKLQQVYEALLQEPEKASFLSKLFSKKPAKAVQGLYFWGGVGRGKTYLMDVFFDSLPFEQKMRSHFHRFMQFVHQQLRDLDGQKNPLDIIARDIASKHRVICFDEFFVTDITDAMILGGLFEQLFELGVTLIATSNIVPDKLYENGLQRQRFLPAIAQLKLHCEVVNVDGGTDYRLRTLEQADLYHWPLDDTADISLQESFYRLAPHAPEVAVKLEINKRQFATRLLADDVVWFDFAELCDGPRSQNDYIEIAREFHAVVLSNVPQLGRETDDQTRRFINLVDEFYDRNVKLVISAACSIDELYRGGGLNFEIERTKSRLLEMQSKQYLASEHRA
- the rplM gene encoding 50S ribosomal protein L13, with the translated sequence MKTYSAKPNAVEQEWFIVDAEGKTLGRLASEIAHRLRGKHKPEYTPHVDTGDYIVVINAEKIHVTGNKAKDKMYYKHTGYVGNLKSISFEKLIDKAPERVLQTAVKGMLPKNPLGRKMFSKLKVYAGEAHPHAAQQPKELNI
- the rpsI gene encoding 30S ribosomal protein S9, whose product is MSSTQYYGTGRRKTSTARVFLTAGEGNITINKRSIDEYFGREVARMIVRQPLETVEMTDKFDINVTVKGGGSFGQAGAIRHGLTRALMEYDESFRGALRAAGYVTRDSREVERKKVGLRKARKKPQFSKR
- the petA gene encoding ubiquinol-cytochrome c reductase iron-sulfur subunit; translated protein: MSNDGVNTSRRRFLATATAAMGAAGAAGVAVPFLGSWQPSAKAKAAGAPVKADLSKLKLGEMVTVEWRGKPVYIVYRTNEQLETLPTLNDVLKDPESVTANQPSNVEGDLRSSSAKPAYGIFVGLCTHLGCAPKFRPDVAPADLGADWKGGFFCPCHGSKFDLAGRVYKGVPASQNLEIPPFTMNGDIITIGEDGGAA
- a CDS encoding cytochrome bc complex cytochrome b subunit; the protein is MDKVIQLRDWVDARLPIMRAWDTHMGGYYAPKNFNFWYFFGVLSLLVLVNQLLTGIWLTMMYAPTAEDAFASVEYIMRDVDYGWIIRYMHSTGASAFFAVVYLHMFRALLYGSYRQPRELVWIFGFFIFAALMAEAFLGYVLPWGQMSYWGAQVIVSLFSAIPVIGDPLVEWIRGDYLISGATLNRFFALHVVAIPLILVALVVLHLLALHEVGSNNPDGVDIKKHKDENGIPLDGVAFHPFYTVHDIVGIVGFLIIFVAIIFFAPEMGGFFLEYPNFEEANALKTPEHIAPVWYYTPFYSVLRAVPDKLLGFIAFGSSVVIIAFLPWLDRSPVKSIRYKGNFTKGFLLVFVAAFLILGYLGVKAPNPERTVLSQICTVIYFAFFLTMPIWSAMDKTKPVPDRVTMDGGIGWLGTIVGAVIVAVLTVVPIWITETLHAINAATAH